In a genomic window of Helianthus annuus cultivar XRQ/B chromosome 10, HanXRQr2.0-SUNRISE, whole genome shotgun sequence:
- the LOC110881196 gene encoding uncharacterized protein LOC110881196: MSGCTPEQQVPYVSGLLQDGALLWWDRKVQELGEAVAYAMSWSELKEVMRKEYCSQKDIQGLELEFWELQKEGPDVVKHVKRLYDFSRVVPYLVEPELKRMEQSIWELTPQALSLMMVSTPPSPEIAHVIGLELTKEALRLVKLSIPDEKKETPVETSGKNKRKLGKFQGGDQANERRRAKKGKMYLGNLPKCEVCQRRHNRKCGNRKCDNCGKRGHDRETCWQETKRGKEGCNCGGVGYLGKDCPREINQDHEEASNTEASEACQDPEMVAGTFFVNPKSCIHVI; this comes from the coding sequence ATGAGTGGTTGCACGCCAGAGCAGCAAGTCCCGTACGTTTCCGGATTGCTACAAGATGGAGCTCTATTATGGTGGGACCGTAAGGTTCAAGAATTAGGCGAGGCTGTAGCATACGCGATGTCATGGAGCGAGCTGAAGGAAGTAATGCGTAAGGAGTACTGTTCTCAGAAGGATATCCAAGGGCTGGAACTAGAGTTCTGGGAGCTACAGAAGGAAGGTCCAGATGTGGTGAAGCACGTGAAAAGGCTTTACGATTTTTCGCGAGTCGTTCCGTACCTAGTGGAACCCGAGTTGAAGAGAATGGAGCAATCCATATGGGAACTGACACCTCAAGCCTTGAGCTTGATGATGGTATCAACGCCGCCATCACCCGAGATTGCCCATGTGATAGGACTGGAGCTCACTAAGGAAGCACTTAGGCTGGTGAAACTTTCGATCCCGGACGAGAAGAAGGAAACACCAGTGGAGAcatctggaaagaacaaaagaaaGCTTGGTAAATTTCAGGGAGGTGATCAGGCAAATGAAAGGAGaagggccaaaaagggaaagatgtACCTGGGTAATCTACCTAAGTGTGAAGTATGCCAGCGCCGTCATAACAGGAAGTGCGGTAAtaggaagtgtgacaactgtggtaAAAGGGGACAcgacagggaaacgtgttggcagGAGACGAAAAGAGGAAAGGAAGGTTGTAACTGCGGTGGTGTGGGGTACCTTGGAaaggattgcccaagggagattaaccAAGACCACGAAGAAGCATCCAACACCGAAGCtagtgaagcatgccaggatccagagATGGTCGCCGGTACGTTCTTTGTCAACCCAAAGTCTTGCATTCACGTTATTTGA